The Humulus lupulus chromosome 4, drHumLupu1.1, whole genome shotgun sequence genome has a window encoding:
- the LOC133833104 gene encoding uncharacterized protein LOC133833104, whose translation MAIVPVLPTVAESSPSSPSPSLPEVVTASVPLISPSVNVLHARPPCSDGKSPKRTTRSSVVSASSPVASSPLSTPNTPSIPPLKSPVKPSLTKTPKTRSASKLAPQPQPTTRPQPQPQPNRTPKPQPKPQPPPKPQPKPQPTPTPKPHVPVQSKGKAKMHESSPLNKPSSPKRKPKDTQFAASPKNSKLTSSSKDFVLLVDPSSIQYFVDATKASHYQRWFAVRDLCPEYTVVLEDFPELVELLQSRQWVNTVSKLVSPHPILIREFYANLDKSVIDGKNEDCLTAFVQGSRIKFAPSTISRALKVPKVLKPEYNKSYRPDQSTMGHVLTGQPDYVWGNHEIHVTKLTHFYQVLHRVALYNWFPNSHLSSITLEIGKFLYVVGTGVSIDLVTLIYDRIVDVASSTGTRNKLPFPSLIQQIIQPAKPPLTTHDF comes from the coding sequence ATGGCTATTGTTCCGGTTCTGCCTACCGTCGCGGAGTCATCTCCATCTTCTCCGTCGCCGTCCCTTCCAGAGGTGGTGACTGCGTCTGTTCCTCTCATCAGTCCTTCGGTCAATGTCCTCCATGCCCGTCCGCCTTGTTCTGATGGTAAGTCACCTAAACGTACTACTCGTTCCTCTGTTGTGTCTGCGTCTTCCCCTGTTGCATCCTCTCCATTGTCGACCCCAAACACACCATCTATTCCTCCTCTTAAGTCGCCTGTTAAGCCGTCCTTAACCAAAACCCCCAAGACTCGGTCTGCCTCCAAACTCGCACCCCAACCCCAACCTACAACCCGACCCCAACCCCAACCCCAACCCAATCGCACACCAAAACCCCAACCCAAACCTCAACCCCCACCAAAACCCCAACCCAAACCTCAACCCACACCCACCCCCAAACCCCATGTTCCTGTGCAGTCCAAAGGAAAAGCTAAAATGCATGAGTCCTCACCTCTCAACAAACCATCGTCTCCAAAACGTAAGCCCAAGGACACTCAATTTGCAGCCTCTCCTAAAAATTCCAAGCTTACCTCTAGTTCTAAGGATTTTGTGTTGCTTGTTGATCCATCATCTATTCAATACTTTGTTGATGCTACCAAGGCCTCGCATTATCAGAGATGGTTTGCTGTGCGAGACTTGTGTCCTGAATATACTGTTGTCTTAGAAGATTTTCCTGAGTTAGTTGAACTTTTACAGTCTAGGCAATGGGTTAATACCGTGTCTAAATTGGTGTCTCCTCATCCCATTCTCATTAGGGAATTTTATGCTAATTTAGATAAGTCTGTTATCGATGGGAAAAATGAGGATTGTCTTACTGCATTTGTTCAGGGTAGTCGTATCAAATTTGCACCATCCACTATATCTCGTGCACTAAAGGTTCCAAAAGTTCTTAAACCTGAATATAATAAGTCATACCGTCCAGATCAATCTACCATGGGTCATGTTTTAACTGGCCAGCCTGATTATGTGTGGGGAAATCATGAGATTCATGTGACTAAATTGACTCATTTCTATCAGGTTCTTCATCGTGTGGCCCTGTATAATTGGTTTCCTAATTCTCACCTTTCATCTATTACACTTGAGATTGGGAAGTTTTTATATGTTGTGGGTACTGGCGTGTCTATTGATTTGGTTACACTCATTTATGATCGAATTGTTGATGTCGCCTCCTCTACTGGTACTCGTAACAAGTTGCCCTTTCCGAGCTTGATTCAGCAGATTATTCAGCCTGCCAAACCACCGTTGACCACTCATGACTTCTAG
- the LOC133833103 gene encoding zeatin O-glucosyltransferase-like, whose amino-acid sequence MATTDHHLKDSSSSSPSSVVVVMAPLLAQSHLNHLLQLSHVVSSYNIPVHYVGSTLHNSQVKSRSINPLRELTKIHFHNFPLIRTTPFPPNLCSGTKLSETVKLLRDPVAALLRSLSSNVKRLVVVHDVLMTSVVQDFVSLPNAEAYAVNCGSVFSMFTYAFAAIGQYDIIPIKNIPSVESCYTHQFYEFIKREFKQMKSQVGQLHNSCKAIEGSFLEHVANYVLKGEKKIWAVGPLHQTTVFKEARDDDKCLLEWLDKQEPNSVLYISFGTTTTFSEEKIKEIALGLEQSGVKFMWVLGDEDRLDSFSNGYEGELSKLPSGFEERMRGKGMGMVVTKWVSQVEILGHKSIGGFMSHCGWNSCMESISMGVPIAAWPMEFDQPVNALLLTEVLKVGVAVMEWGQRDELVTSSMIDRAVRTLMASEEGGEIRKRAEELGAEVRKSTAEGGVTRMEWDSFIAHITR is encoded by the coding sequence ATGGCGACTACTGATCACCACCTCAAAGATTCATCAAGCTCATCACCATCATCAGTTGTGGTAGTGATGGCTCCATTATTAGCTCAAAGCCACCTCAACCACCTCCTTCAACTCTCCCATGTCGTTTCCTCATACAACATCCCTGTCCACTACGTTGGCTCTACTCTCCACAATTCTCAAGTCAAGTCTCGATCCATAAACCCTCTTAGAGAATTAACAAAAATCCATTTTCATAACTTCCCATTAATCCGAACTACACCATTCCCACCCAACCTCTGCTCCGGAACAAAGTTATCCGAAACCGTCAAGCTCCTCCGCGACCCAGTCGCTGCACTTCTCCGATCACTCTCTTCAAACGTGAAACGACTTGTCGTTGTTCATGATGTTCTGATGACTTCAGTGGTTCAAGATTTTGTTTCTCTACCAAACGCAGAAGCCTATGCTGTCAATTGTGGCTCTGTTTTCTCAATGTTCACCTACGCGTTCGCTGCCATAGGACAGTACGACATCATCCCAATAAAGAATATTCCCTCTGTGGAATCTTGTTACACTCATCAGTTCTATGAATTTATAAAACGTGAGTTTAAACAGATGAAAAGTCAGGTTGGTCAGCTCCACAACTCTTGTAAGGCTATTGAAGGCTCTTTTCTTGAACATGTAGCAAACTACGTACTCAAAGGAGAGAAGAAGATCTGGGCAGTGGGGCCCTTGCACCAAACGACAGTCTTTAAGGAGGCCAGGGATGATGACAAGTGCTTATTGGAGTGGCTAGACAAACAAGAGCCCAACAGTGTCTTGTATATATCTTTTGGAACAACTACTACTTTTTCTGAGGAAAAGATCAAAGAGATTGCTCTTGGTTTGGAGCAGAGTGGGGTAAAGTTTATGTGGGTGTTGGGAGATGAAGATAGATTAGACAGTTTCAGCAATGGATACGAGGGTGAGCTATCTAAACTTCCAAGTGGGTTTGAGGAAAGAATGAGGGGAAAGGGAATGGGAATGGTGGTGACGAAATGGGTGTCCCAAGTGGAGATTTTAGGGCACAAATCCATAGGTGGGTTTATGAGTCATTGTGGATGGAACTCATGCATGGAAAGCATAAGTATGGGAGTACCTATAGCAGCATGGCCAATGGAATTTGATCAACCTGTGAATGCTCTCTTACTTACGGAAGTTCTCAAAGTGGGTGTGGCTGTTATGGAATGGGGTCAGAGAGATGAGTTGGTGACTTCATCCATGATTGACAGAGCTGTGAGGACATTAATGGCCTCAGAGGAAGGTGGTGAGATCAGAAAGAGGGCTGAGGAGTTGGGAGCTGAAGTTAGAAAGTCTACAGCTGAAGGAGGAGTCACTCGTATGGAATGGGATTCTTTCATTGCCCATATAACGAGATAG